From the Sneathiella sp. P13V-1 genome, one window contains:
- a CDS encoding DUF3035 domain-containing protein, whose product MADTKKIFAVAAISIGALTLAGCDSTRQALGIDGKKAPDEFAVITKAPLIIPPDFTLRPPTPGQRSPRDELARNNAQTALLGRSSSNGVITQQEARAAGTSAGELALLRQADAENVDSSIREIVNRETSVLAENDNSLLEKVMFWQKQPKFGTVVDPTKEQKRIQENAALGNSASDGGDTPIIERKKRALLEGLFD is encoded by the coding sequence ATGGCTGACACAAAAAAAATCTTCGCAGTAGCGGCAATTTCAATCGGTGCATTGACCCTTGCAGGGTGTGACAGTACGCGTCAGGCACTTGGCATTGATGGAAAAAAGGCGCCTGATGAATTTGCGGTTATCACGAAAGCCCCATTGATTATTCCACCTGATTTCACCCTTCGTCCGCCAACCCCTGGGCAGCGAAGCCCACGTGATGAACTAGCGCGTAATAATGCGCAAACTGCCCTGCTGGGACGTAGTTCTTCCAATGGGGTGATTACGCAGCAGGAGGCACGTGCGGCGGGTACGTCTGCCGGGGAACTTGCATTGCTTCGTCAGGCTGATGCGGAAAATGTGGACAGTTCCATTCGCGAGATAGTCAACCGCGAAACATCTGTTCTTGCCGAAAACGACAATTCTCTTCTTGAAAAAGTAATGTTCTGGCAGAAACAACCAAAGTTCGGAACAGTTGTTGATCCGACTAAAGAACAGAAGCGAATCCAGGAAAATGCAGCGCTTGGTAACTCCGCGTCTGACGGTGGCGACACACCTATTATTGAACGGAAGAAACGGGCCCTTCTTGAAGGCTTGTTTGACTAA
- a CDS encoding M16 family metallopeptidase: MLKRLSAVILLISVSLFLGGNAFAKEGDGVPKLFNPKTTTLKNGLEVVVIEDQRAPVVTHMVWYRIGAADEPPGKSGIAHFLEHLMFKGTKNIPPGRFSEIVAENGGQDNAFTSQDYTAYYQNASKDKLPLLMELESDRMQGLILNDEAVGAELQVVLEERSQRTDNNPRGLFAEQFNAAKYLAHPYGIPVIGWRHELEKLTTQDAIDWYKKYYAPNNAILVVAGDVEAEEVFALARKYYGKAVPQEIPERARLQEPPQIAKRTVVMYDKRVRQPSWQQSYLAPVERSTSIKQVRALEVLNNILSEGPTSRLYSKLVIKDKVAVGVGSYYDSSSFDPSSFVFYGTPANGISVEELEKAVHLIIRDVLENGVSDEEIKTAKTRMLASAIYARDSLSTAANIFGGALAQGTKIENVVNWPSQISDVTKQEVIDAARQVFVEERSVVGKLLPEEK, translated from the coding sequence ATGTTGAAGAGATTATCTGCAGTCATTCTCCTGATTTCTGTGTCCCTTTTTTTGGGTGGAAATGCCTTCGCCAAAGAGGGGGACGGAGTTCCCAAATTATTTAACCCAAAAACAACAACGCTCAAAAATGGGCTCGAAGTGGTCGTTATTGAAGACCAGCGGGCGCCTGTTGTTACCCATATGGTTTGGTATCGCATCGGTGCCGCAGATGAGCCGCCAGGGAAATCTGGAATTGCGCATTTCCTTGAACATCTGATGTTTAAAGGAACAAAGAATATCCCGCCAGGGAGGTTCTCGGAAATTGTGGCTGAGAATGGGGGGCAGGATAATGCTTTCACTAGTCAGGATTACACGGCCTATTACCAGAATGCCAGTAAAGACAAGCTGCCTCTGCTGATGGAGCTGGAATCTGATCGAATGCAGGGCCTTATCCTTAATGATGAGGCTGTTGGAGCTGAGCTTCAGGTTGTATTGGAGGAGCGTTCCCAGCGTACTGACAACAACCCAAGAGGATTATTCGCAGAGCAGTTTAACGCCGCGAAATATCTGGCGCACCCTTATGGCATTCCAGTTATTGGTTGGCGTCATGAGCTGGAAAAATTGACCACGCAAGACGCCATTGACTGGTACAAAAAATATTATGCGCCCAATAATGCGATCCTTGTTGTTGCGGGGGATGTGGAAGCTGAAGAAGTCTTTGCTTTGGCGAGAAAGTACTATGGCAAAGCGGTGCCACAAGAAATTCCAGAACGCGCTCGCCTCCAAGAGCCGCCACAAATCGCAAAACGTACTGTAGTGATGTATGATAAACGTGTGCGGCAACCTTCATGGCAGCAATCTTATCTGGCACCTGTTGAAAGAAGCACAAGCATTAAACAGGTGAGAGCACTGGAAGTCCTCAACAATATCTTAAGCGAAGGCCCGACAAGCCGCCTTTACTCGAAGCTGGTCATTAAAGACAAGGTGGCTGTGGGTGTCGGCAGTTATTATGACAGTTCGAGTTTCGATCCGTCTTCTTTCGTCTTTTATGGAACACCAGCGAACGGAATTTCAGTTGAAGAACTGGAAAAAGCGGTCCATTTGATAATTCGCGATGTTTTGGAAAATGGCGTGAGCGATGAAGAGATCAAGACCGCCAAAACACGGATGCTCGCCTCAGCAATTTATGCACGAGACAGTCTAAGTACAGCGGCCAACATCTTCGGCGGTGCCTTGGCGCAGGGGACAAAAATTGAAAATGTGGTCAATTGGCCTTCCCAGATTTCAGACGTAACAAAGCAAGAGGTGATCGACGCAGCGAGACAGGTCTTCGTAGAAGAGCGTTCTGTTGTTGGTAAATT